In a single window of the Zea mays cultivar B73 chromosome 5, Zm-B73-REFERENCE-NAM-5.0, whole genome shotgun sequence genome:
- the LOC100193618 gene encoding uncharacterized protein isoform X1 — protein sequence MDDDLKHLRVSFSGVRQGGETVPLPSQRRTSSRRGSRISVLASDAAEEYDAAYAATVAAVAYAIAAREERLSASQESTPYAAADRLARGNKQSSKSARTTKRGESLEKPNFEGRRSSSSRWFTGKEPIDDDYQDEQANVSVKRPLRPAQKKPAPAEGAASDERLPALADPALRVRKDFSFTRKPSEKRGSRRFEQDQGNQTTAPPPPPPTARPSDKASSSYSAAGSRDSGAATTSGGPMAFSSENEAMADAWEKEKLARIKRKYNETMQTIAAWEAEKKANARRQKQLKDESESERKRAKALEEYTEEMSRINKVAAASRLTAEEKKRSAERKARDKAHTIRSTGKLPGACGCF from the exons ATGGACGACGACCTGAAACATCTGAG GGTCAGCTTCTCTGGGGTGAGGCAGGGCGGCGAGACAGTACCACTACCATCACAGCGAAGGACGAGTTCACGCAGAG GCTCTCGCATTTCTGTTTTAGCGAGTGATGCGGCAGAGGAGTACGACGCGGCGTACGCGGCCACGGTGGCAGCAGTCGCCTACGCCATCGCCGCGCGAGAGGAGAGGCTGTCAGCGTCTCAAGAGAGCACGCCGTATGCTGCCGCGGACAGGCTTGCGCGTGGAAACAAGCAGTCCAGCAAGTCAGCACGCACAACCAAGAGAGGCGAGAGCCTGGAGAAGCCAAATTTCGAAGGCAGAAGGTCCTCTTCCTCGAGATGGTTCACTGGCAAAGAGCCCATAGACGATGACTACCAAGATGAACAGG CTAACGTGTCAGTGAAACGGCCACTAAGACCGGCTCAGAAGAAGCCAGCACCAGCAGAGGGTGCGGCCTCAGACGAAAGGCTCCCTGCTCTCGCTGATCCTGCACTACGCGTAAGGAAGGACTTCAGTTTCACCCGGAAACCGTCAGAGAAGAGAGGAAGTAGGCGATTCGAGCAAGATCAGGGGAACCAGACaacagcgccgccgccgccgccgccaacggCACGGCCATCGGACAAGGCGTCGAGCTCGTATTCGGCGGCCGGTAGTAGGGACAGCGGAGCTGCCACCACGTCCGGTGGACCAATGGCGTTCTCCAGCGAAAACGAAGCCATGGCAGATGCGTGGGAGAAGGAGAAGCTGGCGAGAATCAAGAGGAA GTACAACGAGACGATGCAGACGATTGCTGCATGGGAGGCCGAGAAGAAGGCCAATGCCAGGCGCCAAAAGCAGCTGAAAGATGAG AGTGAGTCGGAGAGGAAGCGTGCCAAGGCGCTGGAGGAGTACACCGAGGAGATGTCGAGGATCAACAAGGTGGCCGCTGCGTCGAGGCTGacggcggaggagaagaagaggagTGCCGAGAGGAAGGCCAGGGACAAGGCGCACACAATAAGGTCCACGGGGAAGCTTCCCGGGGCATGTGGGTGTTTCTAA
- the LOC103626311 gene encoding glutamate receptor 3.5 isoform X1 translates to MMGGVAQLVVVAALLATAAAAPTAAAAGALPSEVAVGALFTYDSTIGRAAQLAIELAVDDVNADDKVLAWTKLNLVSMDTNCSGFLGTIKALELMEKNVVAVIGPQSSGIGHAISQVVNELHVPLLSFAATDPTLSASEYPYFLRTTTSDYFQMNAVASIVDYYQWKRVTAVYIDDEYGRGGVSALGDALALKRAQVSYKATIPPNSNTDVIRDVLFKANMMESRVMVVHVNPDTGLRVFSAAKKLQMMASGYVWIVTDWLAAVLDSSASRNPKYMSNIQGVIVLRQHTPDSDAKNKFISRWNNVARNRSMTPGLNSYGFYAYDSVWAVARSVDQFLNAGNQINFSTDPRLHDPNGTTLRLSTLKIFDGGDQMLQQLLLTNFTGLTGAVKFDSGGNLLHPAYDILNVGRSGTHLIGYWSNYSGLSVAAPEILYQMSPNASTSTHQLNSVVWPGDSTDIPRGWVFPNDGQPLRVGVPVKPSFKALVSGSTPDSVRGYCIDVFKSAIKLLPYPVPYQFIPIGDGTKNPSYVSIVGMVASNTLDAAVGDFAIVRNGTRLAEYTQPYIDSGLVIVAPVKHITSSAWAFLKPFTWEMWFITGALFILVGIVVWLLEHRSNPEFRGPPCNQVITIFWFSFSTMFFSHQENTRTALGRFVLIIWMFVVLIITSSYTASLTSILTVQQLATGITGLDSLISSSLPIGYQTGKFTKKYLMLNLNVPESRLVQLNTIEEYADALNRGPKNGGVAAIIDEKPYIDIFLSHYCNFKIVGQQFTREGWGFAFQKDSPLAADMSTAILQLSESGQLQSIHDEWFTQPSCATNDESNVGATRLGLGSFWGLFLICALICLFAVVVFFIRVCWQYKQYSNSEDADESNEAGADGAGKRQRKLSRLGSFQEILKFFDMKEEEVMKSSMKRRPGEKDNHAAGF, encoded by the exons ATGATGGGCGGTGTGGCTCAGTTGGTGGTGGTGGCTGCGCTCTTGGCCACTGCGGCCGCCGcgccgacggcggcggcggcgggggcacTGCCAAGCGAGGTGGCCGTGGGCGCCCTCTTCACGTACGACTCCACGATTGGCCGCGCCGCGCAGCTCGCCATCGAGCTCGCCGTCGACGACGTTAACGCGGACGACAAGGTGCTCGCGTGGACCAAGCTCAACTTGGTGTCTATGGACACCAACTGCAGCGGCTTCCTCGGCACCATCAAAG CTTTGGAGCTAATGGAGAAAAATGTAGTTGCTGTGATTGGCCCACAATCCTCTGGAATAGGCCATGCCATCTCTCAAGTTGTCAATGAGTTACATGTTCCTCTCCTATCATTTGCGGCGACGGATCCAACTCTCTCTGCATCAGAGTATCCTTACTTCTTAAGGACAACCACAAGTGATTATTTCCAAATGAATGCTGTTGCTAGCATTGTTGATTACTATCAATGGAAAAGGGTGACTGCTGTATACATCGACGACGAGTATGGGCGAGGTGGCGTCTCGGCTCTCGGTGATGCGCTTGCATTGAAGAGGGCACAAGTTTCATATAAAGCAACTATTCCTCCAAATTCAAACACAGATGTGATCCGTGATGTACTGTTTAAAGCAAACATGATGGAATCAAGGGTCATGGTTGTGCATGTCAATCCTGACACGGGTTTGAGGGTATTTTCTGCAGCTAAGAAGCTCCAGATGATGGCCAGTGGCTATGTCTGGATAGTAACTGATTGGCTAGCTGCTGTCCTAGATTCTTCTGCATCTAGAAATCCTAAATATATGAGTAATATTCAGGGAGTAATTGTTTTGCGTCAGCACACTCCTGATTCTGATGCCAAGAACAAGTTCATATCTAGATGGAACAATGTGGCTCGTAATAGAAGTATGACTCCTGGACTGAACTCATACGGTTTCTATGCTTATGATTCAGTTTGGGCTGTTGCTCGTTCTGTGGATCAATTTCTCAATGCTGGAAACCAGATCAACTTCTCAACAGATCCAAGGCTGCACGATCCAAATGGCACCACTTTGCGCCTGTCAACTCTCAAGATATTCGATGGTGGTGACCAGATGCTGCAGCAGCTTCTCCTCACAAACTTCACAGGTCTAACAGGTGCAGTCAAATTTGATTCAGGTGGCAATTTGCTACACCCAGCATATGACATCCTCAATGTCGGTCGCTCTGGCACCCACTTGATCGGCTATTGGTCCAACTATTCAGGCCTTTCTGTGGCTGCTCCTGAAATTCTGTATCAGATGTCACCAAATGCGTCCACAAGTACCCATCAGCTGAACAGTGTGGTATGGCCTGGTGACTCCACTGATATACCTAGAGGCTGGGTGTTCCCGAACGATGGCCAGCCTCTAAGAGTTGGGGTCCCGGTTAAACCAAGCTTCAAGGCATTGGTGTCAGGCAGCACCCCTGATTCTGTGAGGGGTTACTGCATTGATGTTTTCAAGTCAGCAATTAAACTGCTCCCTTACCCAGTTCCTTACCAGTTTATTCCTATTGGGGATGGCACAAAGAACCCTAGTTATGTCAGCATCGTTGGGATGGTTGCTTCCAAT ACACTTGATGCAGCTGTAGGCGACTTTGCGATAGTGAGAAATGGAACACGGCTTGCAGAGTACACGCAGCCTTACATTGATTCAGGGCTTGTGATAGTGGCGCCGGTGAAACACATAACCTCAAGCGCTTGGGCTTTCCTTAAACCCTTCACATGGGAGATGTGGTTTATCACAGGCGCTCTTTTCATTTTGGTGGGAATTGTGGTGTGGCTACTTGAGCATCGGAGTAATCCAGAATTTCGAGGCCCTCCATGTAATCAAGTCATAACAATATTCTG GTTCAGCTTCTCCACAATGTTCTTCTCACACC AGGAGAATACCAGAACCGCGCTCGGGCGTTTCGTGTTGATCATATGGATGTTTGTCGTGTTGATCATCACTTCAAGCTACACTGCCAGTTTGACGTCAATCCTGACGGTCCAACAGCTCGCGACAGGAATTACAGGCCTTGACAGTCTCATATCAAGCTCTTTACCTATTGGATACCAGACCGGAAAATTCACCAAGAAATACCTGATGCTAAACCTCAACGTTCCTGAGTCTCGATTGGTGCAACTGAACACGATCGAGGAATACGCTGATGCCCTTAACCGTGGACCAAAAAATGGTGGGGTTGCTGCTATTATTGACGAGAAGCCATATATTGACATCTTCCTGTCACACTACTGCAACTTCAAGATTGTTGGACAGCAGTTCACAAGGGAAGGATGGGGATTT gcATTCCAGAAAGACTCCCCCCTTGCTGCAGATATGTCGACCGCCATCCTTCAGCTTTCAGAGAGTGGCCAGCTTCAGAGCATCCATGACGAGTGGTTCACACAGCCGAGCTGCGCCACCAATGATGAGAGCAATGTGGGTGCAACCAGGCTTGGCCTCGGAAGCTTCTGGGGGCTTTTCCTCATCTGTGCCCTGATCTGTCTCTTCGCTGTGGTGGTGTTCTTCATACGAGTCTGCTGGCAGTACAAGCAGTACTCCAATTCTGAAGATGCTGACGAGTCCAATGAAGCTGGCGCTGATGGTGCTGGCAAAAGACAGCGGAAGTTGTCACGCCTTGGCAGCTTCCAGGAGATTCTAAAGTTTTTCGACATGAAGGAGGAGGAAGTCATGAAGAGCTCGATGAAACGACGGCCAGGTGAGAAAGATAACCATGCTGCTGGATTCTAG
- the LOC100193618 gene encoding uncharacterized protein LOC100193618 has translation MDDDLKHLRVSFSGVRQGGETVPLPSQRRTSSRRASDAAEEYDAAYAATVAAVAYAIAAREERLSASQESTPYAAADRLARGNKQSSKSARTTKRGESLEKPNFEGRRSSSSRWFTGKEPIDDDYQDEQANVSVKRPLRPAQKKPAPAEGAASDERLPALADPALRVRKDFSFTRKPSEKRGSRRFEQDQGNQTTAPPPPPPTARPSDKASSSYSAAGSRDSGAATTSGGPMAFSSENEAMADAWEKEKLARIKRKYNETMQTIAAWEAEKKANARRQKQLKDESESERKRAKALEEYTEEMSRINKVAAASRLTAEEKKRSAERKARDKAHTIRSTGKLPGACGCF, from the exons ATGGACGACGACCTGAAACATCTGAG GGTCAGCTTCTCTGGGGTGAGGCAGGGCGGCGAGACAGTACCACTACCATCACAGCGAAGGACGAGTTCACGCAGAG CGAGTGATGCGGCAGAGGAGTACGACGCGGCGTACGCGGCCACGGTGGCAGCAGTCGCCTACGCCATCGCCGCGCGAGAGGAGAGGCTGTCAGCGTCTCAAGAGAGCACGCCGTATGCTGCCGCGGACAGGCTTGCGCGTGGAAACAAGCAGTCCAGCAAGTCAGCACGCACAACCAAGAGAGGCGAGAGCCTGGAGAAGCCAAATTTCGAAGGCAGAAGGTCCTCTTCCTCGAGATGGTTCACTGGCAAAGAGCCCATAGACGATGACTACCAAGATGAACAGG CTAACGTGTCAGTGAAACGGCCACTAAGACCGGCTCAGAAGAAGCCAGCACCAGCAGAGGGTGCGGCCTCAGACGAAAGGCTCCCTGCTCTCGCTGATCCTGCACTACGCGTAAGGAAGGACTTCAGTTTCACCCGGAAACCGTCAGAGAAGAGAGGAAGTAGGCGATTCGAGCAAGATCAGGGGAACCAGACaacagcgccgccgccgccgccgccaacggCACGGCCATCGGACAAGGCGTCGAGCTCGTATTCGGCGGCCGGTAGTAGGGACAGCGGAGCTGCCACCACGTCCGGTGGACCAATGGCGTTCTCCAGCGAAAACGAAGCCATGGCAGATGCGTGGGAGAAGGAGAAGCTGGCGAGAATCAAGAGGAA GTACAACGAGACGATGCAGACGATTGCTGCATGGGAGGCCGAGAAGAAGGCCAATGCCAGGCGCCAAAAGCAGCTGAAAGATGAG AGTGAGTCGGAGAGGAAGCGTGCCAAGGCGCTGGAGGAGTACACCGAGGAGATGTCGAGGATCAACAAGGTGGCCGCTGCGTCGAGGCTGacggcggaggagaagaagaggagTGCCGAGAGGAAGGCCAGGGACAAGGCGCACACAATAAGGTCCACGGGGAAGCTTCCCGGGGCATGTGGGTGTTTCTAA
- the LOC100193618 gene encoding uncharacterized protein isoform X2: MDDDLKHLRVSFSGVRQGGETVPLPSQRRTSSRRGSRISVLASDAAEEYDAAYAATVAAVAYAIAAREERLSASQESTPYAAADRLARGNKQSSKSARTTKRGESLEKPNFEGRRSSSSRWFTGKEPIDDDYQDEQVKRPLRPAQKKPAPAEGAASDERLPALADPALRVRKDFSFTRKPSEKRGSRRFEQDQGNQTTAPPPPPPTARPSDKASSSYSAAGSRDSGAATTSGGPMAFSSENEAMADAWEKEKLARIKRKYNETMQTIAAWEAEKKANARRQKQLKDESESERKRAKALEEYTEEMSRINKVAAASRLTAEEKKRSAERKARDKAHTIRSTGKLPGACGCF; the protein is encoded by the exons ATGGACGACGACCTGAAACATCTGAG GGTCAGCTTCTCTGGGGTGAGGCAGGGCGGCGAGACAGTACCACTACCATCACAGCGAAGGACGAGTTCACGCAGAG GCTCTCGCATTTCTGTTTTAGCGAGTGATGCGGCAGAGGAGTACGACGCGGCGTACGCGGCCACGGTGGCAGCAGTCGCCTACGCCATCGCCGCGCGAGAGGAGAGGCTGTCAGCGTCTCAAGAGAGCACGCCGTATGCTGCCGCGGACAGGCTTGCGCGTGGAAACAAGCAGTCCAGCAAGTCAGCACGCACAACCAAGAGAGGCGAGAGCCTGGAGAAGCCAAATTTCGAAGGCAGAAGGTCCTCTTCCTCGAGATGGTTCACTGGCAAAGAGCCCATAGACGATGACTACCAAGATGAACAGG TGAAACGGCCACTAAGACCGGCTCAGAAGAAGCCAGCACCAGCAGAGGGTGCGGCCTCAGACGAAAGGCTCCCTGCTCTCGCTGATCCTGCACTACGCGTAAGGAAGGACTTCAGTTTCACCCGGAAACCGTCAGAGAAGAGAGGAAGTAGGCGATTCGAGCAAGATCAGGGGAACCAGACaacagcgccgccgccgccgccgccaacggCACGGCCATCGGACAAGGCGTCGAGCTCGTATTCGGCGGCCGGTAGTAGGGACAGCGGAGCTGCCACCACGTCCGGTGGACCAATGGCGTTCTCCAGCGAAAACGAAGCCATGGCAGATGCGTGGGAGAAGGAGAAGCTGGCGAGAATCAAGAGGAA GTACAACGAGACGATGCAGACGATTGCTGCATGGGAGGCCGAGAAGAAGGCCAATGCCAGGCGCCAAAAGCAGCTGAAAGATGAG AGTGAGTCGGAGAGGAAGCGTGCCAAGGCGCTGGAGGAGTACACCGAGGAGATGTCGAGGATCAACAAGGTGGCCGCTGCGTCGAGGCTGacggcggaggagaagaagaggagTGCCGAGAGGAAGGCCAGGGACAAGGCGCACACAATAAGGTCCACGGGGAAGCTTCCCGGGGCATGTGGGTGTTTCTAA
- the LOC103626311 gene encoding glutamate receptor 3.5 isoform X2, with the protein MEKNVVAVIGPQSSGIGHAISQVVNELHVPLLSFAATDPTLSASEYPYFLRTTTSDYFQMNAVASIVDYYQWKRVTAVYIDDEYGRGGVSALGDALALKRAQVSYKATIPPNSNTDVIRDVLFKANMMESRVMVVHVNPDTGLRVFSAAKKLQMMASGYVWIVTDWLAAVLDSSASRNPKYMSNIQGVIVLRQHTPDSDAKNKFISRWNNVARNRSMTPGLNSYGFYAYDSVWAVARSVDQFLNAGNQINFSTDPRLHDPNGTTLRLSTLKIFDGGDQMLQQLLLTNFTGLTGAVKFDSGGNLLHPAYDILNVGRSGTHLIGYWSNYSGLSVAAPEILYQMSPNASTSTHQLNSVVWPGDSTDIPRGWVFPNDGQPLRVGVPVKPSFKALVSGSTPDSVRGYCIDVFKSAIKLLPYPVPYQFIPIGDGTKNPSYVSIVGMVASNTLDAAVGDFAIVRNGTRLAEYTQPYIDSGLVIVAPVKHITSSAWAFLKPFTWEMWFITGALFILVGIVVWLLEHRSNPEFRGPPCNQVITIFWFSFSTMFFSHQENTRTALGRFVLIIWMFVVLIITSSYTASLTSILTVQQLATGITGLDSLISSSLPIGYQTGKFTKKYLMLNLNVPESRLVQLNTIEEYADALNRGPKNGGVAAIIDEKPYIDIFLSHYCNFKIVGQQFTREGWGFAFQKDSPLAADMSTAILQLSESGQLQSIHDEWFTQPSCATNDESNVGATRLGLGSFWGLFLICALICLFAVVVFFIRVCWQYKQYSNSEDADESNEAGADGAGKRQRKLSRLGSFQEILKFFDMKEEEVMKSSMKRRPGEKDNHAAGF; encoded by the exons ATGGAGAAAAATGTAGTTGCTGTGATTGGCCCACAATCCTCTGGAATAGGCCATGCCATCTCTCAAGTTGTCAATGAGTTACATGTTCCTCTCCTATCATTTGCGGCGACGGATCCAACTCTCTCTGCATCAGAGTATCCTTACTTCTTAAGGACAACCACAAGTGATTATTTCCAAATGAATGCTGTTGCTAGCATTGTTGATTACTATCAATGGAAAAGGGTGACTGCTGTATACATCGACGACGAGTATGGGCGAGGTGGCGTCTCGGCTCTCGGTGATGCGCTTGCATTGAAGAGGGCACAAGTTTCATATAAAGCAACTATTCCTCCAAATTCAAACACAGATGTGATCCGTGATGTACTGTTTAAAGCAAACATGATGGAATCAAGGGTCATGGTTGTGCATGTCAATCCTGACACGGGTTTGAGGGTATTTTCTGCAGCTAAGAAGCTCCAGATGATGGCCAGTGGCTATGTCTGGATAGTAACTGATTGGCTAGCTGCTGTCCTAGATTCTTCTGCATCTAGAAATCCTAAATATATGAGTAATATTCAGGGAGTAATTGTTTTGCGTCAGCACACTCCTGATTCTGATGCCAAGAACAAGTTCATATCTAGATGGAACAATGTGGCTCGTAATAGAAGTATGACTCCTGGACTGAACTCATACGGTTTCTATGCTTATGATTCAGTTTGGGCTGTTGCTCGTTCTGTGGATCAATTTCTCAATGCTGGAAACCAGATCAACTTCTCAACAGATCCAAGGCTGCACGATCCAAATGGCACCACTTTGCGCCTGTCAACTCTCAAGATATTCGATGGTGGTGACCAGATGCTGCAGCAGCTTCTCCTCACAAACTTCACAGGTCTAACAGGTGCAGTCAAATTTGATTCAGGTGGCAATTTGCTACACCCAGCATATGACATCCTCAATGTCGGTCGCTCTGGCACCCACTTGATCGGCTATTGGTCCAACTATTCAGGCCTTTCTGTGGCTGCTCCTGAAATTCTGTATCAGATGTCACCAAATGCGTCCACAAGTACCCATCAGCTGAACAGTGTGGTATGGCCTGGTGACTCCACTGATATACCTAGAGGCTGGGTGTTCCCGAACGATGGCCAGCCTCTAAGAGTTGGGGTCCCGGTTAAACCAAGCTTCAAGGCATTGGTGTCAGGCAGCACCCCTGATTCTGTGAGGGGTTACTGCATTGATGTTTTCAAGTCAGCAATTAAACTGCTCCCTTACCCAGTTCCTTACCAGTTTATTCCTATTGGGGATGGCACAAAGAACCCTAGTTATGTCAGCATCGTTGGGATGGTTGCTTCCAAT ACACTTGATGCAGCTGTAGGCGACTTTGCGATAGTGAGAAATGGAACACGGCTTGCAGAGTACACGCAGCCTTACATTGATTCAGGGCTTGTGATAGTGGCGCCGGTGAAACACATAACCTCAAGCGCTTGGGCTTTCCTTAAACCCTTCACATGGGAGATGTGGTTTATCACAGGCGCTCTTTTCATTTTGGTGGGAATTGTGGTGTGGCTACTTGAGCATCGGAGTAATCCAGAATTTCGAGGCCCTCCATGTAATCAAGTCATAACAATATTCTG GTTCAGCTTCTCCACAATGTTCTTCTCACACC AGGAGAATACCAGAACCGCGCTCGGGCGTTTCGTGTTGATCATATGGATGTTTGTCGTGTTGATCATCACTTCAAGCTACACTGCCAGTTTGACGTCAATCCTGACGGTCCAACAGCTCGCGACAGGAATTACAGGCCTTGACAGTCTCATATCAAGCTCTTTACCTATTGGATACCAGACCGGAAAATTCACCAAGAAATACCTGATGCTAAACCTCAACGTTCCTGAGTCTCGATTGGTGCAACTGAACACGATCGAGGAATACGCTGATGCCCTTAACCGTGGACCAAAAAATGGTGGGGTTGCTGCTATTATTGACGAGAAGCCATATATTGACATCTTCCTGTCACACTACTGCAACTTCAAGATTGTTGGACAGCAGTTCACAAGGGAAGGATGGGGATTT gcATTCCAGAAAGACTCCCCCCTTGCTGCAGATATGTCGACCGCCATCCTTCAGCTTTCAGAGAGTGGCCAGCTTCAGAGCATCCATGACGAGTGGTTCACACAGCCGAGCTGCGCCACCAATGATGAGAGCAATGTGGGTGCAACCAGGCTTGGCCTCGGAAGCTTCTGGGGGCTTTTCCTCATCTGTGCCCTGATCTGTCTCTTCGCTGTGGTGGTGTTCTTCATACGAGTCTGCTGGCAGTACAAGCAGTACTCCAATTCTGAAGATGCTGACGAGTCCAATGAAGCTGGCGCTGATGGTGCTGGCAAAAGACAGCGGAAGTTGTCACGCCTTGGCAGCTTCCAGGAGATTCTAAAGTTTTTCGACATGAAGGAGGAGGAAGTCATGAAGAGCTCGATGAAACGACGGCCAGGTGAGAAAGATAACCATGCTGCTGGATTCTAG